A region of the Oncorhynchus gorbuscha isolate QuinsamMale2020 ecotype Even-year linkage group LG02, OgorEven_v1.0, whole genome shotgun sequence genome:
tctatctccctgttctcttcctctactcactccttcccatccTATCTATCcgcctgttctctttctctactcactccttcccaccccatctatctccctttctcttcctctactcattccttcccaccccatctatctccctttctcttcctctactcactccttcccaccccatctatctccctgttctctctctctactcactcctccccaccccatctatctcccattctcttcctctactcactccttcccaccccatctatctccctttctctttctctactcactccttcacaccccatctgtctccctttctcttcctctactcactccttcccaccccatctatctccctttctcttcctctactcactccttcccatcccatctgtctccctttctctttctctactcactccttcccaccccatctatctccctgttctcttcctctactcactcctccccaccccatctatctccctttctcttcctctactcactccttcccaccccatctatctccctgttctcttcctctactcactcctccccaccccatctatctccctttctcttcctctactcactccttcccaccccatctatctccctgttctctttctctactcactccttcccaccccatctatcttcctttctcttcctttactcattccttcccaccccatctatctccctgttctctttctctactcaccccatctatctccctgttctctttctctactcactccttcccaccccatctatctccctttctctacctctactcacttcttcccaccccatctatctctctttctcttcctctactcactccttcccaccccatctatctccctgttctctttctctactcactccttcccaccccatctatctctctgttctcttcctctactcactccttcccaccccatctatcttcctttctcttcctttactcattccttcccaccccatctatctccctgttctctttctctactcaccccatctatctccctgttctctttctctactcactccttcccaccccatctatctccctgttctctttctctactcactccttcccaccccatctatctccctatctctttctctactcactccttcccaccccatctatctccctttctcttcctttactcattccttcccaccccatctatctccctgttctctttctctactcaccccatctatctccctgttctctttctctactcactccttcccaccccatctatctccctgttctctttctctactcactccttcccaccccatctatctccctttctctacctctactcacttcttcccaccccatctatctccctgttctctttctctactcaccctatctatctccctgttctctttctctactcactccttctcaccccatctatctccctgttctcttcctctactcactccttcccatccTATCTATCcgcctgttctctttctctactcactccttcccaccccatctatctccctttctcttcctctactcattccttcccaccccatctatctccctgttctcttcctctactcattccttcccaccccatctatctccctttctcttcctctactcactcattCCCACCCCACCTATCTCCCTTCCTCTGCCTATACTCAcaccttcccaccccatctatctccctttctcttcctctactcactccttcccaccccatctatctccctttctcttcctctactcactccttcccaccccatctatctccctgttctctctctctactcactcctccccaccccatctatctcccattctcttcctctactcactccttcccaccccatctatctccctttctctttctctactcactccttcacaccccatctgtctccctttctcttcctctactcactccttcccaccccatctatctcctttctcttcctctactcactccttcccatcccatctgtctccctttctctttctctactcactccttcccaccccatctatctccctgttctcttcctctactcactcctccccaccccatctatctccctttctcttcctctactcactccttcccaccccatctatctccctgttctcttcctctactcactcctccccaccccatctatttccctttctcttcctctactcactccttcccaccccatctatctccctgttctctttctctactcactccttcccaccccatctatcttcctttctcttcctttactcattccttcccaccccatctatctccctgttctctttctctactcaccccatctatctccctgttctctttctctactcactccttcccaccccatctatctccctttctctacctctactcacttcttcccaccccatctatctctctttctcttcctctactcactccttcccaccccatctatctccctgttctctttctctactcactccttcccaccccatctatctctctgttctcttcctctactcactccttcccaccccatctatcttcctttctcttcctttactcattccttcccaccccatctatctccctgttctctttctctactcaccccatctatctctctgttctcatcctctactcactccttcccatcccatctatccgcctgttctcttcctctactcactccttcccaccccatctatctccctttctcttcctttactcattccttcccaccccatctatctccctgttctctttctctactcaccccatctatctccctgttctctttctctactcactccttcccaccccatctatctccctgttctctttctctactcactccttaccaccccatctatctccctttctctacctctactcacttcttcccaccccatctatctccctgttctctttctctactcaccctatctatctccctgttctctttctctactcactccttctcaccccatctatctccctgttctcttcctctacacACTCCTTCCCATCCTATCTATCcgcctgttctctttctctactcactccttcccaccccatctatctccctttctcttcctctactcattccttcccaccccatctatctccctgttctcttcctctactcattccttcccaccccaCCTATCTCCCTTCCTCTGCCTATACTCAcaccttcccaccccatctatctccctttctcttcctctactcactccttcccaccccatctatctccctttctcttcctctactcactccttcccaccccatctatctccctgttctctctctctactcactcctccccaccccatctatctccctgttctcttcctctactcattccttcccaccccatctatctccctttctcttcctctactcactcattCCCACCCCacctatctccctttctctttctctactcactccttcacaccccatctgtctccctttctcttcctctactcactccttcccaccccatctgtctccctttctcttcctctactcactccttcccaccccatctatcttcctttctctttctctactcactccttcccaccccatctatcttcctttctctttctctactcactcattcccaccccatctatctccctttctcttcctcgtCATTTCTCGTGATTGCGATCTTCGTCATTTCTCGTgatcttccttcctttctcttacCCCTTGCTGAGAGCTTGGCTCATCTCCAGGTCTTGGATGATGTTGAGAAGGGTAGTGATCCTGTCCTGGTTGGCTGCCAGGTTGGCCTCTACAAACTGCAGCCTCCGTTGGAGCGGGGCTGGCCTGCTGCACTGTGGGGAAGGGGGCAGCAGCAGCGCTGCGTCAGCCGGGTGGGAGTGAGCCAGCCTGGAATCGTCTTGGGATGGCTGCGGGGTGGTGCTTGACGATAAAAACTGAAATACTGGATGGATCATCTGGTGTGTCTGATTGGGATGGGTGAGGGTGTAGGAGGCTAGGTGAGCCATGCGGGATGGAGGCAAAAGGCGGTAGCACTCGGgttctatgggtgtgtgtgtgaggagatcAGTGATGGTGTACGGACGGGCCTGTGGTATGAGTCGGTGTGTGGGGCTTGTGTGTTCGTTTGGCGTTGATGTGGAACTGAAGTCTGTGTTTCTGTGGCTTGGTGTTTTGGTGACGGGTTTGACATGTGCAGAAGTGTTCGTCTGGGTTGCAATGAGGACCTTAGGGTCTGCTCGTGTCTGTGGTGTGACGGAAGGTGGAGCGTCATTTGTGTATGTCTGCCCGTCAAGTCCGAATGTGGATGTGGTATTTGCATGAGTGGGGAATGCGCTGGAGGGAATGTGCTCTGTGTGGGAGCGTATCTGAGGCTCAGACCCAAGTTTTAGGTTTGTGGCGAAGTGTCCCTGCTCTTCTCCTTCTTTGTTTGCATCCTTTTCAGCGACGCATTCTGGGAGGTCAGTGACCTTTGATGCATTGGACATTCTAGAGTCCCTTTCCTCGTTTGTCTGTGACGCGATGACAGGGCTACAGTGTGTGTTTCTGGTGGAGACGGTCAGTAGCTTTGGATATACATTTGCGTGCATTATTGGTTCAACGACAAATCGCTTATGAGTGTTTGCGTGGTAGTGGTGTTCAGCGTGTGTCTTTGCGAGTGTTATCTTATTATGTGATCTGTCTGATGGGTCAGGTGGTTTATTGTATTGCATCTGCGTCACGATCAATGGTCTCGAGTCAGTCAGGGATGTGGTTGAGGGATGGCGCCGAGTAGATGTAGTTGCCTGTGATGCGTTCTCAACACTGGGGGGTGTTTTGGGGGATGTGTAAACTAAGTAAGGGGATGTAGGTGTGTGCGATGTGTTTGAATGGTTAGGGGTATAGGACAAAGGTTTTGGGCGTGTAGTGGTGCGTATTGTGGGTGTAgttgtgtgtgatgtgttaggaGTAGTGGTATGTGATGTGTTATAAGGGTTAGCCAGAGTGGCGGTATATGGTGTGTTTGCTGACGTGGTAGTTGTGTGTGACGTGTTAGCATGGCTAGGGACTATTCTATATGTCGCCGTAGTAGCTGTGTTTGGGAGTGTTGTTGTTGTCGGTGTGCATACAGGGGTAGGTGGTGCAGCTGTGAGTGCCTTTGGAGACTTACGGGGTTTAGTGGGATAAGGGGGTGCGCTTCTATGTAATGTCGTAGCAGTGAAAGAAAGAGTTGTTGTGTGTGGAGTTTTTTCAGGCTTAGGGGATGTAATAACCCAGGATGGGTTTACAGGGTTTGGAGGAGAGGTTCTGTGTGGTGGGTTTACAGGGTTTGGAGGAGAGGTTCTGTGTGGTGGGTTTACAGGGTTTGGAGGAGAGGTTCTGTGTGGTGGGTTTACAGGGTTTGGAGGAGAGGTTCTGTGTGGTGGGTTTACAGGGTAAGGGTGACTAGATGTGATTGAGGGTTTGGGTTGTGTCTTCGGATGCTTACGGTGTGTGCGTGGCGTGTTTGGCCTCGTGGCCACGGCGATTTGGGGAGAAAGTGTGAGTGGTGTTGGTCGAGGAATCTTACTCAAGTGTGATGGGGTCTCAAGGAAGTTGGCATTTGTACGCCTGGGTTCAATAGTCGCCTTGGTGACTGTCGCCGTCGTTGTGTGTAAGATGCTCGTGAGGCTGGCTGCCTTGTCTGAGTGTTTTTGTGAAGGTGTGTCTGCGGTTTCTACTGGGTCTCGGGTAGAGGTATGCAGGGGGTATGTGGGATGGGAGGCATAACCATTAGTCTGTTTCAGATCTCTGTTCTGCCATGCAGGCGCTGGGCTTTCAGGCAGATTGGGTTTCCTGTCTTTGTTGTTCTGAATAGGGGGATTacagtgggggtgggggggtagagagtctgtgtgtgtccacTGGCTTTGTATCCGATCCCTGTCTGCATGCCTCAGAGGAGAGAACGcagagtctctctctttctcagtatGTGAAAGGGGAAGGTTGTTTCTGTCTGTGAGTGAAGGAGGTGCTTTCATGGCTGCTGTTCCTTCAGGGCATGCAGAGGAAGGGCTCTTATCTCCCAGACTGGCAGCTCCAGCTCCTGGGACCacagtctgtctccctccacagTGGCTGCAGATCCGCTGGGGCATTTGGAGAGGTGGGGGAGCTCGTGGTCGTTTTGTATTCCCACAATATGAATATGCCACAGAATGCTCTTTAGGTTTTGATTGGTCCCCTTCTCCAGAGGACATGGTTGAGACAGGCTCTGCCTCATCACTGCCGTCAATACAAATCCCTCCTATAGCCTCAGAGTCAACTACACTGCCATTGGTGTAGCGCATGTCCCGCCTCCCTTTGAGCTTGCTATTCCCCATGCCCCCTGATAAGTGTGGGTTAGTCTTGATTGCCCGGGCATAGCAATAAGTCCCACTTTTCCGTTGGTTGAAGAACACATTCTTTGTGAGCTTACTGGAAATCCCTTCAAAAGTCACACCCTGTTTGATCTTGGATTCTAAACTCCTCTGTTTTGTAATAACCACTCTTTCTCTGACACTCTTAGTCTGTCTGATTCCTTCCTCTTCCTTTGGCTCCTTTGGGATGTAGCCATTGGATTTGGGAGTAATCCTGCTGTCTGATTGGACAGGAAATGTGCCAATTAGTTGCGTGCCCTGCAGAATGGGAGGGGCTCTTACACCAGGCGAAGTCTGCACTCCGATGCTGCACTGGGGACCCCATGTCAGGGGCAGCACTTCCCCGGCCCTTTCCCCTCCTACTGTCCTCCAATCACGTACCCCCACCAGGGCGGGAACTCCTAGTACTGGCACGGCGGTGGTCAGGTCAGCCGCCCGTCTCCCCATCACCTGGTCAACTGGCTCAGAGGCCTGAGAACCCTGGAGAGCTGGTGTCCACCTTCACCATTACATCTATTGGGAAAGGCAATGTTAGTTTActgtgaagagcacattatgatATCTAAGTTTCAAACGTTAAGTTTATAGCCACTTTGAATGTTTACTCTGTGAAAAGAATATGTACAGGGGAAGAACAATTGAATTCAAACAAAGTACACATGAAGGAAACTGCCAAAGCTGCCCATATGCAGCAGAAATAGAGGACAAGCAGAGGTCTAAAGCTTTGATAGCAGATTGGAGATAGTCATGAATAATGGATATTTTCATGTCTACCACAGCTTAgaacaaaaaaaaatattaatttaGATTATTCACCTACACTGACAATAGGAGACATTACTACGTGATGTGTGAGAGGTTGTTTCAGTACTGTGAGCTGGACTGCAGTACCCGTATGACACCAAGTTATCACACAGCAGGACATGGGGGTGGATGACAGTCAAGAAACAGTCAAGCTAATTGGAGTCCTTCCTATGACCCTTGTTTACTTTTAGCTCATTATATTCCGAGCGTAACAGCACGGGCTGCCCAGGCTGTGTTTCCTTCAGAGCTCACACTTCAGACATCATCTAGTCACAGCATGACTCCAATGctgacctccctctctgtctcctcggtTACCTGGGCCCGCACTGGGCCACCTCTtacactgtcctgtcctctcctgcatTTAGCCCACCTTGGGCAGCGGATAATGTATGCATTTATGCTAACGACTTCATTAAAGCCTGACATGGGGAAATTAATCAGTGGCTGCGTGTGCATTTAACTGACACACTAAATGTCAGGGTAcccgtatgtgtatgtgtgtttgttttactgaTGCATAGAACTACAATTCAGTGGCCAAAGCAAggacaatagtgtgtgtgtgtgtgtgtgtgtgtgtgtgtgtgtgtgtgtgtgtgtgtgtgtgtgtgtgtgtgtgtgtgtgtgtgtgtgtgtgtgtgtgtgtgtgtgtgtgtgtgtgtgtgtgtgtgtgtgtgtgtgtgtgcgtgcgtgcgtgtgtgtgtgtgcatgcaaaaACATTTTTCCCACAGTCCACCCCCACCCTTCATGCATTGCTGTCAGAATTTGAGGCAGATCATCTATTAATTTGAGCCTGCAGGCACCACTCTGTGGCTGTCACATTGTGGATGTCGCTTGGTTACAGTCCACCGGACTCCATCTGATGTCACTCCGGAACAGTCAGTGACGAATGCCTTAACTCCTCTTCAGACACAGCTGATAAAGCTGCCATGAATTCCCTTGCACAGGCAAGAGGGGTAAACTGTGTCATTTCATTGCCACTAGATTACTGACACCTCATTTATATCCAGGACAGAGCAATACGAAACCTGTGCCATACCGTCACAGTCAATCTTGACGGGGTCACTTAACATGTTCAGGTGACTTACCCTTGTTAGCGTTTGGTTCCACTCACTTTGTCCTAGGTGTTCTTGGTGCAGTGGGGGTCCCCCTAGCCCCCTTACCACCTTGTCCCCCTCTGGGCTCCTCTGCTTCAAGTCTTTGAGGAGGGGGGCACTGAGAGACTCTCTTATAATAAGGTTGAATTCCTTCTCCCTTCAGTCCCTCGGTGGCACACATAAACTCACATGAATATGCACTATGCAGGCAAACAGTGGTGCAAATCCATATTCTCTGGTGGTTAATATTCCAAAAGCTCTGAGTCACTGCTAATCTGGCTCCCTCAGACTAGGTATGTAGTCCAGCTCCGTCCTCAGTTTattccctctctgcttctcttgttttggtccctctcctccttcctgcgTCCCTGCTCACATCACAGCAACATGATGCActgtcctcctctcagcagcactctgtccaactctcttccattctctctctctctctctctctctctctctctctctctctctctctctctctctctctctctctctctctctctctctctctctctctctctatccttctttcTCTTCCACTATTCTCTCTcttatgcgcacacacacagatctaAGGCTGGGTGACGGGAATCAGAAATtctgctggagggagggagggagggagggagggagggagggaggagagagagagagagagagagagagagagagagagagagagagagagagagagagagagagagagagagagagagagagagagagagagagagagagagagagagagtgagtgactaAAATCACAAGGGAAGGGACTGGGTGAAAAGTACTATAAGACTTGAGAAACAAGGCAAACTGCTGCAGGGTATCCCACCAGCAGAGGAGACATGGCAGTTTTCCCAGTGTCTCCCAACACATCATGTGGGTGATGAGGGTGTTTGACAGCAGTTTCTGTATACTAAACTTTTATGTTTAGTCAGAAGATTTTGTGATACAAGAAAGAAAAATATTTTGGGGGCTAATTTAAATGTAGGTTTTCCTAATTTACTAGTGACAACATTTTATGATTATATTCTGGAGGTAATACTgccatagactgtgtgtgtgtgtgtgtgtgtgcgtgtgcgtgtgcgtgtgtgtgtgtgtgtgtgtgcgtgtgcgtgtgcgtgtgcgtgtgcgtgtgtgtgtgtgtgtgtgtgtgtgtgcgtgtgtgcgtgtgtgtgtgtgtgtgtgtgtgtgtgtgtgtccatataaCCTTGCATGTAACCCTAAGTAGCTATCAGGTAAAGCTACGATGAAATCCAATATTCATCTTCATAAAATGATGTTCTGTTCTCCCTATGCAGGGAATCAGGATTATACTTTGTTTAACTAAAAAGCTGCTTGAAATAACACAACATTTATTTTAACAGTGTATACAGTGTAACAAACAGCATATTGTTTAACTCAGCTTGGTATTTTATACTTTTTTATTACCCCTTATTCTGAGTTGTAGCCGCAGTCAGAGATTGTTTATGTTTTTATTGGGTATTGCTGCCATCTACTGTCTCAAAATATACCACTCCTGTGAACAACCCCACAAACTCATGCTTATGATAAGAAGTTATTTCCATATGTTTAAGTTTTAAATATCCATGAAACCCCAGACACTGGCCAATATAATGTTGAATCACACACAAGTGTCACATTTTATATTTGTCAATCTTGCATTTATTAGTGAAAGTAAATTGCAGTTGTTGATTCAAGGATTATCCTCATCACGTGTATGGTGTTCATTTCCCTTTGGGAAGAGAAGGAAGCCACTGAAGGTAGCACGGTTATTTGGCTCATCAGCAAGCCTCTCACTGGTTTTCATGCATACCCCAGCACTCTCCTCCAGATATGGTACAGCTGCAAACCTTCTAAACCCAGCAGTATCAACTTCATCATCATACAATACTGACGTAACATTTTTATACAGCTGAGCATCAAAATAGTTTGCACTATTACCACAAAGGGTAAACCTGAAGCAGTAGACCACTAtgtggtgtagactctctggtctaGACCCCTCTCttgtgtagactctctgatgtagactctctggtgtagacccctctctggtgcagactctctggtgtagactctctggtgtagaaacctctctggtgtagactctctgatgtagactctctggtgtagaatCTCTGATGTAGAcacctctctggtgtagactctctgatgtagacccctctctggtgtagactctctggtgtagactctctggtgtagacccctctctggtgtagtctctctgatgtagactctctgatgtagactctctggtgtagactctctgatgtagactctctggtgtagacccctctctggtgtagactctctggtgtagactctctggtgtagaaacctctctggtgtagactctctgatgtagactctctggtgtagaatCTCTGATGTAGAcacctctctggtgtagactctctgatgtagacccctctctggtgtagactctctggtgtagactctctggtgtagacccctctctggtgtagtctctctgatgtagactctctgatgtagactctctggtgtagactctctgatgtagactctctggtgtagactctctggtgtagactctctaatgtagactctctggtgtagactctctggtgtagactctctggtctacacccctctctggtgtagactctctggtgtagactctctggtgtagaccactctgtggtgtagactctctgatgtagactctctggtgtagactctctggtctagatccctctctggtgtagactctctggtgtagactctctggtgtagactctctgatgtagactctctggtgtagactctctggtctagacccctctctggtgtagactctctggtgtagactctctggtgtagactctctgatgtagactctctgatgtagactctctgatgtagactctctggtgtagactctctggtgtagactctctggtgtagactctctgatgtagactctctggtgtagactctctggtgtagactctctggtgtagactctctgatgtagactctctggtgtagacccctctctggtgtagacccctctctggtgtagacccctctctggtgtagactctctgatgtagactctctggtgtagacccctctctggtgtagacccctctctggtgtagacctctctctggtgtagactctctgatgtagactctctggtgtagacccctctctggtgtagactctctggtgtagactctctggtgtagactctctgatgtagactctctggtgtagacccctctctggtgtagactctctgatgtagactctctggtgtagacccctctctggtgtagacccctctctggtgtagacccctctctggtgtagactctctgatgtagactctctggtgtagacccctctctggtgtagactctctggtgtagactctctggtgtagactctctgatgtagactctctggtgtagacccctctctggtgtagactctctgatgtagactctcaggtgtagacccctctctggtgtagacccctctctggtgtagactatctgatgtagactctctggtgtagacccctctctggtgtagtcccctctctggtgtagacccctctctggtgtagactctctgatgtagactctctggtgtagacccctctctggtgtagactctctgatgtagactctctggtgtagactctctggtgtagactctctggtctaGACcgctctctggtgtagactctctggtgtagactctctggtgtagattctctgatgtagactctctggtgtagactctctgatgtagactctctggtgtagactctctggtgtagactctctggtctagacccctctctggtgtagactctctggtgtagactctctggtgtagaccactctgtggtgtagactctctgatgtagactctctggtgtagactctctggtctagactctctggtgtagactctctggtgtagactctctggtgtagactctctgatgtagactctctgatgtagactctctggtgtagacccctctctggtgtagactctgatGTAgatccctctctggtgtagactcctctctggtgtagactctctgatgtagactctctggtgtagactctctgatgtagactatctggtctagacccctctctggtgtagactctctggtgtatactctctggtgtagactctctggtgtagactctctaatgtagactctctg
Encoded here:
- the LOC123990568 gene encoding mucin-6-like, which codes for MGRRAADLTTAVPVLGVPALVGVRDWRTVGGERAGEVLPLTWGPQCSIGVQTSPGVRAPPILQGTQLIGTFPVQSDSRITPKSNGYIPKEPKEEEGIRQTKSVRERVVITKQRSLESKIKQGVTFEGISSKLTKNVFFNQRKSGTYCYARAIKTNPHLSGGMGNSKLKGRRDMRYTNGSVVDSEAIGGICIDGSDEAEPVSTMSSGEGDQSKPKEHSVAYSYCGNTKRPRAPPPLQMPQRICSHCGGRQTVVPGAGAASLGDKSPSSACPEGTAAMKAPPSLTDRNNLPLSHTEKERDSAFSPLRHADRDRIQSQWTHTDSLPPHPHCNPPIQNNKDRKPNLPESPAPAWQNRDLKQTNGYASHPTYPLHTSTRDPVETADTPSQKHSDKAASLTSILHTTTATVTKATIEPRRTNANFLETPSHLSKIPRPTPLTLSPQIAVATRPNTPRTHRKHPKTQPKPSITSSHPYPVNPPHRTSPPNPVNPPHRTSPPNPVNPPHRTSPPNPVNPPHRTSPPNPVNPSWVITSPKPEKTPHTTTLSFTATTLHRSAPPYPTKPRKSPKALTAAPPTPVCTPTTTTLPNTATTATYRIVPSHANTSHTTTTSANTPYTATLANPYNTSHTTTPNTSHTTTPTIRTTTRPKPLSYTPNHSNTSHTPTSPYLVYTSPKTPPSVENASQATTSTRRHPSTTSLTDSRPLIVTQMQYNKPPDPSDRSHNKITLAKTHAEHHYHANTHKRFVVEPIMHANVYPKLLTVSTRNTHCSPVIASQTNEERDSRMSNASKVTDLPECVAEKDANKEGEEQGHFATNLKLGSEPQIRSHTEHIPSSAFPTHANTTSTFGLDGQTYTNDAPPSVTPQTRADPKVLIATQTNTSAHVKPVTKTPSHRNTDFSSTSTPNEHTSPTHRLIPQARPYTITDLLTHTPIEPECYRLLPPSRMAHLASYTLTHPNQTHQMIHPVFQFLSSSTTPQPSQDDSRLAHSHPADAALLLPPSPQCSRPAPLQRRLQFVEANLAANQDRITTLLNIIQDLEMSQALSKGRRCYRTGQDLRECYTCQKTACIVYSVEYDFRQQERRFLAVLNPQKADNNATTFLPSLPHNPTLLTNAITKTMTKSKVKSKKLCKTLFRWLPRKIQRTKSSFHQLSPDHLNS